Proteins from one Leptonema illini DSM 21528 genomic window:
- a CDS encoding TonB-dependent receptor domain-containing protein, whose protein sequence is MYIKQRAFRAATFILSFIPTLIIAQPADEPPANKPPIADEIVVKGKKEGFTESVEIREIRESNARDAGEALEKVEGVSKIRKGGIANDIDIRGMKRDNINIFIDGQRLHGACPNRMDPASFHVDFAEVETIEIIKGPYNVKNPGGIGGEVDIKTKEIKKGLNNEINLSGGSFDTKEGSFRSSYATDAFGFLVGGSAKTAQPYIDGNGKRITEQYPDFDDPSAALFSPYASSDVTATMTQMNAMKTLAPAQFAATFPDFPASAPPSANRYKYGERKNNAYEMRTAWIKTFFKPTEKQKIELSYTKQETENVFYPYLMMDANYDNAARTAATYTIEDLTSKIEQVKFQAYDNQVKHLMTDEFRCSSTNSTNECYLPMSQSFGMATYATTRTTGGKIETTFKVLGKSTLGIDTYHRNWNTTTTTRVKHFKDTSMPMMQNNYRDQASIPDVTTDNIGAYFENESKLSSKLKLNTGLRHDKAITKAGKDRRILYNAYFPGFDPLYQFQYAKASANGITVAPGYMVPGIAIDAEIYLPSAEPTVVDEMTAGNARLTYEVNDRFEVFAGFGHGARLPDPQERFFALQRMGNAAMPDTVGNPHLKTTQNDQGDLGFKYFNGKILWKMQGFYSKVYNYVVTRFASDTYIGKINPYNDPLVYSTYTSVVQQSLQQISGVNRIARSYKNVDATMYGGESSVRITLPKDMFTGAGLSYVRGINDTERLELQEMPPLRGNIWLRFDNGKYFTEAEGVFAATQTRVDRAIGEKQTPGWGIANIKAGAEFGGLKLVTGVRNIFDRYYYEHLSYSREPFATGIKVPEPGRSWFVSMQWAF, encoded by the coding sequence GCGTGAGCAAGATCCGCAAGGGCGGCATCGCCAACGACATCGACATTCGCGGCATGAAGCGCGACAATATCAACATCTTCATCGACGGGCAGCGTCTGCACGGCGCCTGCCCGAACCGCATGGACCCGGCTTCCTTTCATGTGGACTTCGCTGAAGTCGAAACCATCGAAATCATCAAAGGTCCGTACAACGTAAAGAATCCTGGCGGAATCGGCGGCGAGGTAGACATTAAGACGAAAGAGATCAAAAAAGGATTGAATAACGAAATCAATCTGAGCGGCGGCTCCTTCGATACGAAAGAAGGGTCGTTCCGTTCGTCTTATGCTACCGATGCCTTCGGTTTTCTTGTCGGTGGATCGGCGAAAACGGCCCAACCCTACATCGACGGAAACGGCAAACGCATCACCGAGCAGTATCCCGACTTCGATGATCCCTCAGCCGCTCTTTTCAGCCCGTATGCGTCGTCCGACGTGACGGCTACCATGACTCAGATGAATGCGATGAAGACGCTTGCTCCGGCTCAGTTCGCCGCAACGTTCCCTGATTTCCCGGCATCGGCTCCGCCCTCGGCGAACCGCTACAAATATGGCGAAAGAAAGAACAATGCCTACGAGATGCGAACGGCATGGATCAAGACCTTCTTTAAACCTACAGAAAAGCAGAAGATCGAACTCAGCTACACAAAGCAGGAAACTGAAAACGTATTCTATCCGTATCTGATGATGGATGCGAACTATGATAATGCGGCGCGCACGGCTGCCACTTACACGATCGAAGATCTGACCTCAAAGATCGAGCAGGTCAAATTCCAGGCCTACGACAATCAGGTAAAGCATCTGATGACCGATGAATTCCGTTGCAGCTCGACAAACAGTACCAATGAATGCTATCTTCCTATGTCGCAGAGCTTCGGCATGGCAACGTATGCGACGACGCGCACGACAGGCGGCAAGATCGAGACTACGTTTAAAGTACTCGGAAAGTCGACTCTCGGAATCGATACGTATCATCGCAATTGGAATACGACAACGACGACGCGTGTGAAGCACTTCAAAGACACTTCGATGCCGATGATGCAGAATAACTATCGCGATCAGGCCAGCATCCCCGATGTGACGACCGATAATATCGGCGCCTACTTCGAGAACGAATCGAAGTTGAGCTCGAAGCTCAAGCTGAACACAGGTCTGCGTCATGACAAAGCCATCACAAAGGCCGGCAAAGACAGACGCATTCTCTACAACGCTTATTTTCCCGGCTTTGATCCTCTCTATCAATTCCAGTATGCAAAGGCATCCGCAAATGGAATCACCGTAGCACCGGGATATATGGTTCCCGGGATCGCCATCGACGCAGAGATCTACTTACCGTCAGCCGAGCCGACCGTCGTCGACGAGATGACGGCCGGAAACGCACGTCTCACCTACGAGGTTAACGATCGCTTCGAGGTATTTGCCGGCTTCGGGCACGGTGCCCGCCTGCCCGATCCGCAGGAACGCTTCTTTGCGCTTCAGCGTATGGGGAACGCTGCGATGCCCGATACTGTCGGCAATCCGCACCTGAAAACGACGCAGAATGACCAGGGTGATCTCGGCTTCAAATATTTCAACGGGAAGATCCTCTGGAAGATGCAGGGCTTCTACAGCAAAGTCTACAACTATGTTGTGACGCGATTCGCAAGCGATACATACATCGGCAAGATCAACCCGTATAACGATCCGCTCGTTTACAGCACCTATACGTCCGTTGTGCAGCAATCACTTCAGCAGATCAGCGGTGTGAATCGGATTGCGAGATCTTATAAGAACGTCGATGCGACGATGTACGGTGGGGAGAGCTCCGTGCGCATTACGCTACCGAAAGATATGTTCACCGGTGCGGGCCTTTCCTACGTGCGCGGCATCAACGACACCGAGCGCCTCGAACTTCAGGAGATGCCTCCGCTCCGTGGTAACATCTGGTTGCGGTTTGATAACGGAAAATACTTCACCGAGGCTGAAGGTGTATTCGCCGCCACACAAACAAGGGTTGACCGCGCCATCGGCGAGAAACAAACACCGGGCTGGGGCATCGCAAACATCAAGGCCGGCGCCGAATTCGGAGGCCTGAAGCTTGTTACCGGAGTGCGCAACATATTCGACCGATACTACTACGAACATCTCTCTTACAGCCGAGAACCTTTTGCTACAGGCATCAAGGTTCCAGAACCCGGACGCAGCTGGTTTGTCAGCATGCAGTGGGCGTTCTGA
- a CDS encoding DUF1564 family protein — MNEQTCVDGEPYYRSRSTLLIPEVYFKRFFWRSPYIKISHWALGAYLASLMDDPGLDFKLGFLERTGKWKKQYQDEGQNLVRVNFYPDDRDWGRLSAIANATGFSRCYIFVFLMLIAMGVITLEDGGTDPVWVEAHWNPVVICTICVDAAARKLTRVFQT; from the coding sequence ATGAACGAACAGACTTGCGTGGATGGGGAGCCTTACTACCGATCGCGCTCCACATTGCTGATCCCAGAGGTTTATTTTAAACGATTCTTCTGGCGGAGCCCCTATATAAAAATCAGCCACTGGGCGCTTGGTGCCTATCTGGCCAGTCTTATGGATGATCCCGGGCTGGATTTCAAGCTTGGTTTCCTTGAGAGAACAGGGAAGTGGAAAAAGCAGTATCAGGATGAGGGGCAGAACCTGGTGCGTGTGAATTTCTATCCGGATGACCGGGACTGGGGGCGTTTGTCGGCGATTGCGAATGCTACTGGGTTTTCTCGCTGTTACATTTTCGTCTTCTTGATGCTAATCGCTATGGGGGTGATCACTCTGGAGGATGGAGGAACTGACCCAGTTTGGGTGGAGGCTCATTGGAATCCGGTAGTCATCTGCACCATTTGTGTCGATGCTGCCGCCAGAAAACTCACGAGAGTCTTTCAAACATAG
- a CDS encoding CapA family protein, with amino-acid sequence MQNRLPFIQSRLLPVLCLTLSVACAEELPAEKIRFSTVGDIMSHQAQIDSAYDASCDCWKYDEVFVDVKPIIEKADYAIGNLETTLPGEKSKYSGYPQFGTPDSLIDSLKWAGFDMLALTNNHTVDKYREGVLRTKKIVREKGLDVVGTYADEQEFVKERVFVRKIRGVRFAFLNYSYGTNGLPVPPGTFVNGFDYVQIRREIAMAREQADAVIVIYHYGTEYRRDPDPYQRYAVDLAFQEGADIVIGGHPHVLQPYEKRTVTDRYGDTKERLVIWSLGNFVSNQQKRHTDGGMIFEFTVEKNSDGKGLKISDLAYIPVWVHIDHTSGSPVFRVLPCRDYVALRRAREGERATVTVKGVPVVLEQRRKSARSVPEIPRQRIQQFYLDTIELLGEFPVLHNEDSI; translated from the coding sequence ATGCAAAATAGATTGCCGTTTATTCAGAGTCGCCTGCTGCCCGTTCTCTGTCTTACTCTGAGCGTGGCCTGCGCGGAAGAGCTGCCCGCCGAGAAGATCCGCTTTTCGACTGTGGGCGATATTATGAGTCATCAGGCGCAGATCGATTCGGCCTACGATGCAAGCTGTGATTGCTGGAAATACGACGAGGTATTCGTCGACGTGAAGCCGATCATCGAAAAGGCGGACTACGCGATCGGTAACCTCGAAACGACGCTGCCCGGCGAAAAATCGAAGTACAGCGGTTATCCGCAGTTCGGAACGCCCGATTCTCTCATTGATTCTTTAAAATGGGCCGGCTTTGACATGCTTGCCCTTACGAATAACCATACGGTCGACAAGTACCGCGAAGGCGTCCTGCGAACGAAAAAGATCGTGCGCGAGAAAGGCCTTGATGTCGTCGGTACATACGCCGACGAGCAGGAGTTCGTAAAAGAGCGTGTCTTTGTTCGTAAGATTCGCGGCGTGCGCTTCGCTTTTTTAAACTATAGCTATGGAACAAACGGCCTTCCCGTACCTCCGGGAACGTTCGTCAACGGCTTCGATTACGTGCAGATCCGACGTGAGATCGCCATGGCGCGCGAACAGGCCGATGCCGTCATCGTCATCTATCATTATGGTACCGAATATCGACGTGATCCCGATCCGTATCAGCGTTATGCGGTAGACCTGGCATTTCAGGAAGGGGCCGATATCGTCATCGGCGGACATCCGCACGTTCTTCAGCCCTACGAAAAGCGTACGGTGACGGATCGTTATGGCGATACCAAAGAGCGCCTCGTCATCTGGTCGCTCGGCAACTTTGTGTCTAACCAGCAGAAGCGTCATACGGATGGCGGCATGATCTTTGAATTCACGGTCGAGAAGAACTCGGATGGCAAGGGCCTGAAGATCAGCGATCTGGCTTATATTCCCGTCTGGGTGCATATCGATCATACGTCGGGATCACCGGTCTTTCGCGTTCTACCGTGTCGGGACTACGTAGCTCTTCGTCGTGCCCGCGAGGGGGAGAGGGCGACGGTTACGGTGAAAGGCGTGCCGGTCGTGCTGGAACAGCGACGCAAGTCTGCTCGATCCGTGCCCGAGATACCACGACAGCGCATCCAGCAGTTCTATCTCGATACAATCGAGCTGCTTGGCGAATTCCCTGTTCTGCATAACGAAGATAGTATTTGA
- a CDS encoding LIC_10091 family lipoprotein, with translation MSLLSGQSPLSFLLVPFFILNLSQCQSADPAQGQSVGSVVQTVSDLEDEFGKGVKDRARFDEAFAVRSVDVIKQKAKLFADHYPSSNERRIDLFRPHVERIGGAYVGVGTDQNFTFIAWARSPVAYLMDFDSVIVYVNRLHFLFLKESPDYAAFKKMWDRASRKETAELIRQRLGNAPDYAKYVEAYDVALRGYSGVPDRLKELEWMSSHFNFRSFHNDDADYQYIRQMAVDGRIQAVLGDMNGETTFREVSASAKRLNVPIRLVYLSNAEEYFRYPQPFRVTIQELFTDEKGMIIRTVTAGAKEFGYPEGEKFVETHPFHYNLQNIKKMAVWMKDAPHPLWVYDMLKKRTDVQKGFSVLHQDPYECGFLPAKPSVP, from the coding sequence ATGTCATTGCTATCCGGGCAGAGCCCGCTTTCCTTTTTGCTTGTTCCTTTCTTTATCCTGAATCTTTCCCAGTGCCAGTCGGCCGATCCGGCGCAGGGGCAATCCGTCGGTTCCGTTGTTCAGACCGTCTCTGATCTTGAAGACGAGTTCGGCAAGGGCGTGAAAGACAGGGCCCGCTTCGACGAGGCCTTTGCGGTTCGATCCGTTGACGTGATCAAGCAGAAGGCGAAGCTGTTTGCCGATCATTACCCTTCATCGAATGAACGACGGATCGATCTTTTCAGGCCGCACGTGGAGCGCATCGGCGGCGCCTATGTCGGCGTCGGTACCGATCAGAACTTCACCTTTATCGCGTGGGCCCGTTCACCTGTCGCCTATCTGATGGACTTTGATTCCGTCATCGTCTATGTGAACCGCCTGCACTTTCTTTTTCTGAAAGAATCGCCCGACTACGCCGCATTCAAGAAAATGTGGGATCGCGCCAGCCGCAAGGAAACGGCCGAGCTGATTCGCCAGCGCCTGGGTAACGCTCCGGACTATGCAAAGTACGTCGAGGCCTACGACGTCGCCCTGCGCGGATATTCAGGCGTTCCCGATCGCCTGAAAGAGCTGGAATGGATGTCGTCGCATTTCAATTTTCGCAGCTTTCATAACGATGACGCCGATTATCAGTACATCCGTCAGATGGCCGTCGACGGACGCATCCAGGCGGTGCTCGGCGACATGAACGGTGAGACGACCTTTCGCGAGGTCTCGGCCTCGGCAAAGCGCCTGAATGTGCCCATCCGACTTGTGTATCTGTCGAATGCCGAAGAGTATTTTCGTTATCCGCAGCCCTTTCGCGTGACGATTCAGGAGCTTTTTACTGACGAAAAAGGAATGATCATTCGCACGGTAACGGCCGGAGCAAAGGAATTCGGTTATCCCGAAGGCGAGAAGTTCGTCGAGACGCATCCGTTTCATTACAATCTGCAGAATATCAAAAAGATGGCCGTCTGGATGAAGGACGCTCCGCATCCTCTGTGGGTGTACGATATGCTTAAAAAACGCACCGATGTGCAGAAGGGATTTTCGGTTTTGCATCAAGATCCATACGAATGTGGATTCTTGCCTGCAAAACCGTCCGTTCCGTAA
- a CDS encoding DUF368 domain-containing protein → MQKTEFAHEQYRTWTQRLILTAKGFTMGAADIIPGVSGGTIALISGIYEHLITALSTPAPRHIIALLTFPFWITNAEKRKRNGQTLAEIPYLFLIFLGTGILLGILSMSRMIPFFMDHYPFQTYSFFFGLIVFSITIPYKMMNHGWKEWSLLIAFTLGTFWLVTISPFEKIPVQVEWQESADSIETKTALVHTDSSGSFLVEMPEAPEHLTLRLPERQGEITATLVTTGQGDEIKKEYRIESNTTELDLLLREPKPKDDSIAIKGYLSARQSHTFSVGDYAWIWFTGALAICAMILPGISGAYILVLLGEYKFILQSLHERDIAVIGVFVFGVATGILTFVHLLKYLLKHYHSVTMAALTGFLVGSLGKIWPFLYLDASPQTIDYGVFAGIAGAGAILLFILERLSSKLGDPEPPVKD, encoded by the coding sequence ATGCAAAAAACTGAGTTCGCACACGAACAGTATCGCACGTGGACGCAGCGCCTCATCCTGACCGCAAAAGGCTTCACGATGGGCGCCGCCGACATCATTCCCGGCGTTTCAGGCGGAACGATCGCCCTCATCAGCGGCATCTACGAGCATCTCATCACCGCTCTTTCCACGCCGGCACCGCGGCATATCATCGCCCTGCTTACCTTCCCCTTCTGGATTACTAACGCCGAAAAAAGAAAACGCAACGGCCAGACGCTCGCCGAGATCCCCTATCTCTTTCTCATCTTTCTGGGAACCGGTATTCTGCTCGGTATTCTGTCGATGTCGCGCATGATTCCGTTCTTCATGGATCATTATCCGTTTCAAACCTACTCGTTCTTTTTCGGCCTCATCGTGTTCTCGATCACGATCCCCTACAAGATGATGAATCACGGCTGGAAGGAATGGTCGCTTCTCATTGCTTTCACACTCGGCACGTTCTGGCTGGTGACCATATCTCCGTTTGAGAAGATTCCCGTTCAGGTCGAATGGCAGGAGAGCGCCGATTCCATCGAAACGAAAACCGCCCTTGTTCATACCGACTCAAGCGGATCGTTCCTCGTTGAGATGCCTGAGGCTCCCGAGCATCTGACACTGCGCCTTCCGGAACGGCAGGGCGAGATAACGGCCACACTCGTCACAACAGGCCAGGGCGATGAGATCAAGAAGGAATACAGGATCGAATCCAATACGACGGAGCTTGATCTACTGCTGCGAGAGCCAAAACCAAAAGACGACTCAATCGCCATCAAGGGTTATCTATCGGCCCGCCAATCGCATACGTTCTCAGTCGGCGATTATGCATGGATCTGGTTTACAGGCGCTCTTGCTATCTGTGCGATGATCCTGCCCGGCATATCGGGCGCCTACATCCTTGTTCTTCTGGGAGAATACAAGTTTATTCTGCAAAGTCTGCACGAACGCGACATCGCCGTCATCGGCGTATTCGTCTTCGGAGTCGCCACAGGCATCCTGACCTTTGTGCATCTGCTCAAATATCTTCTGAAACATTATCACTCCGTGACGATGGCCGCCCTCACCGGATTCCTTGTCGGTTCGCTGGGCAAGATCTGGCCCTTCCTCTATCTCGATGCCTCCCCGCAAACGATCGATTATGGCGTCTTCGCCGGTATTGCCGGAGCGGGTGCGATTCTCTTATTTATTCTTGAGCGGCTTTCCAGCAAACTCGGAGACCCAGAGCCTCCTGTGAAAGATTGA
- a CDS encoding FAD-binding oxidoreductase gives MSSSDFIKRLQGLMPERIRFAEADELEPYSRDRTVKQNLSPAFVLFPETTEEVATIVRTAFEYRQPLTVSGGRTGYVGGAIAAPDEAIVSFERMNRLLSYDPYLPALHVQAGMTTRSVQQEAASRGHFFPVDFASASASHIGGNLATHAGGIRVLKYGTIRRYAIGLTAVDGRGEILRFPDLLKNNTGYDLKELLIGSEGTLALITEATLQLVPEPPATDLVLMAFHDFPSLLEALSILRPLDLHAFEIFDDACLRLICEHRDLPCPFAEIPAFTALVEYVPGTTDEVLMTVPAQDIRLASDEAQRRRFWIYREGISEALSLSGPVHKNDISVPIARAAEAVDALRQIQSDSLPGTLFIFGHLADGNLHINVVAPTDKDETAFRTQAADFDLRSYTFLSSVGGSISAEHGIGRLKKKYLSYSRSEREIELMRSIKMAFDPENILNRGRIF, from the coding sequence ATGAGCTCGTCTGACTTCATCAAGCGATTGCAGGGGCTGATGCCCGAACGCATCCGCTTTGCAGAAGCCGACGAGCTGGAACCCTATTCGCGCGATCGCACGGTAAAACAGAACCTATCGCCGGCCTTTGTTCTGTTTCCCGAAACGACCGAAGAGGTGGCGACCATCGTTCGCACGGCCTTTGAATACAGGCAGCCTCTTACTGTGTCGGGCGGCCGCACGGGCTATGTCGGCGGAGCCATCGCCGCCCCAGATGAAGCCATCGTATCGTTTGAAAGGATGAACCGCCTGCTGAGCTATGATCCGTATCTGCCGGCGCTTCATGTGCAAGCGGGTATGACGACGCGATCGGTGCAACAGGAGGCCGCCTCCCGGGGGCACTTCTTTCCCGTTGACTTTGCCTCGGCCTCTGCCTCGCACATCGGAGGCAACCTCGCCACACATGCCGGCGGCATTCGCGTTCTAAAGTATGGAACGATCCGTCGCTATGCCATCGGACTGACGGCCGTCGACGGACGAGGCGAGATCCTGCGCTTTCCCGATCTGCTCAAGAATAACACGGGCTACGACCTGAAAGAGCTTCTGATCGGATCAGAAGGCACGCTTGCCCTGATCACCGAGGCGACGCTACAGCTTGTACCCGAACCACCGGCCACGGATCTTGTTCTGATGGCCTTTCATGATTTTCCGTCGCTTCTTGAGGCCCTCTCGATTCTGCGTCCTCTGGATCTGCATGCATTTGAGATCTTTGACGATGCCTGCCTGCGTTTGATCTGCGAGCATCGAGACCTTCCCTGCCCCTTCGCCGAGATACCAGCCTTTACCGCCCTTGTTGAATACGTACCCGGTACGACCGATGAGGTGCTCATGACCGTACCGGCCCAGGACATCCGCCTTGCCTCAGACGAGGCACAGCGTCGTCGCTTCTGGATCTATCGCGAAGGCATCAGCGAGGCGCTTTCGCTATCGGGCCCTGTGCATAAAAACGACATCTCTGTGCCCATCGCCAGGGCTGCTGAAGCGGTCGATGCACTGCGTCAGATCCAATCCGACAGCCTGCCCGGCACGCTTTTCATCTTCGGACACCTGGCCGACGGCAATCTTCATATCAATGTGGTCGCTCCCACTGATAAGGACGAGACGGCCTTTCGCACACAGGCGGCGGATTTCGATCTGCGTAGTTATACCTTTCTTTCTTCGGTCGGCGGATCGATCAGCGCCGAGCATGGTATCGGTCGTTTAAAGAAGAAATACCTTTCTTACAGCCGATCCGAGCGCGAGATCGAATTGATGCGCAGCATAAAAATGGCCTTTGATCCGGAGAACATTCTGAACCGCGGTCGAATTTTCTGA
- a CDS encoding CBS domain-containing protein, which translates to MAYTTISTDSLGTGVGFHRPEVPVFEPLTPTDPAIKAMTDLKKVSARTIFPKESIETANQKMIQNRIRMLFVVNISDEVIGLITANDILGEKPVRIAQQDQKKHSDITVQDIMTPVDQIDCFQIKDVSTARVGDIVETLKSKKRQHALVVDYQGFSNKRTIRGIFSLNQIARQLGIQVRSYAVGDTLAEIARVLQA; encoded by the coding sequence ATGGCCTATACAACGATCAGTACAGATTCACTCGGCACAGGGGTGGGATTCCACCGTCCGGAAGTACCGGTCTTCGAACCGCTCACGCCGACGGATCCTGCCATCAAGGCGATGACCGATCTTAAGAAGGTCAGTGCGCGTACCATCTTCCCGAAAGAGTCCATCGAGACGGCGAATCAGAAGATGATTCAGAACCGTATTCGAATGCTCTTTGTCGTAAACATCTCTGACGAGGTGATCGGTCTTATCACGGCCAACGACATCCTCGGCGAGAAGCCCGTGCGCATCGCCCAGCAGGATCAGAAGAAACATAGCGACATCACCGTGCAGGATATCATGACTCCGGTCGATCAGATCGACTGCTTCCAGATCAAGGATGTGAGTACCGCTCGCGTCGGCGATATCGTCGAAACCCTGAAATCGAAGAAGCGCCAGCATGCGCTTGTCGTCGACTACCAGGGCTTCAGCAACAAGCGAACGATTCGCGGCATCTTCTCGTTGAACCAGATCGCCCGACAGCTGGGTATTCAGGTGCGCAGCTATGCCGTCGGCGATACGCTGGCCGAGATTGCCCGCGTCCTCCAGGCCTGA
- the glpK gene encoding glycerol kinase GlpK, whose product MGKKFVLSIDHGTTGSRVFCFDEKGKTLSSAYREFTQHFPKPGWVEHDAEEIWAGVKFLLQDAIDKADLDAKDAIAIGITNQRETVVLWEKTTGKPVHKAIVWQCRRTADICDELKKAGHENTIRAKTGLVIDAYFSGTKLAWLLDNVPSARTLADRGRLAAGTMDTWLLHKLTGEHKTDYTNASRTMLFNIEKRTWDDELLSILRVPASILPEALPSCSPFGITKNTGVLPDGIPVLAMAGDQQAALFGQLCTEPGQAKNTYGTGCFLLFHTGNQFLISRSGLLTTLAIDKKGGPAYALEGSVFIGGAVVQWLRDYMKFFASARETQQLVEDIDREEDELVFVPAFVGLGAPHWDMKARGAIFGITRDTSPARITRAALKSIALQSADLVKAMEADTGQSLPFLRVDGGAAANNYLMQFQADILNRRVERPANVDTTATGTAYLAGIGAGVWKDADELRSLLRDYSIFNPEMSEEKRSRELKLWQKGVERSKHWVD is encoded by the coding sequence GTGGGAAAGAAATTCGTATTATCTATCGATCACGGTACGACCGGTTCACGTGTATTCTGCTTCGATGAAAAGGGCAAGACCCTTTCCAGCGCCTACAGAGAGTTCACGCAGCATTTTCCAAAACCCGGCTGGGTGGAGCACGACGCCGAAGAGATATGGGCCGGCGTAAAGTTTCTTCTACAAGACGCTATCGACAAAGCCGATCTCGACGCGAAAGACGCCATCGCCATCGGCATCACAAATCAGCGTGAAACCGTCGTGCTCTGGGAAAAGACGACCGGTAAACCCGTTCATAAGGCCATCGTCTGGCAGTGCCGCCGCACGGCCGATATCTGCGACGAGTTGAAGAAGGCCGGGCATGAGAATACGATCCGCGCGAAGACCGGCCTGGTCATCGACGCCTACTTCTCGGGCACCAAGCTTGCCTGGCTTCTGGATAACGTTCCGTCGGCCCGCACGCTTGCCGATCGTGGTCGCCTTGCCGCCGGCACGATGGATACCTGGCTGCTTCACAAGCTGACCGGCGAACATAAAACCGATTATACAAACGCCAGCCGCACGATGCTTTTTAATATCGAGAAGCGCACGTGGGATGACGAGCTGCTGAGCATCCTGCGTGTACCCGCCTCGATCCTGCCCGAGGCGCTGCCCAGCTGCTCGCCCTTCGGCATCACGAAAAACACCGGGGTTCTTCCCGACGGCATTCCCGTGCTCGCCATGGCCGGCGATCAGCAGGCCGCCCTGTTCGGTCAGCTCTGCACCGAACCCGGACAGGCAAAGAACACCTACGGCACCGGCTGCTTTCTTCTATTTCATACGGGCAATCAGTTCCTGATCAGCCGCTCGGGACTGCTCACCACGCTTGCCATCGACAAAAAGGGCGGACCGGCTTACGCACTTGAAGGCTCGGTCTTCATCGGCGGAGCGGTCGTTCAGTGGCTGCGCGATTATATGAAGTTCTTCGCCAGCGCCCGCGAAACGCAGCAGTTAGTCGAAGACATCGATCGCGAAGAAGATGAACTCGTCTTTGTTCCGGCCTTTGTGGGACTCGGCGCTCCGCACTGGGATATGAAGGCCCGCGGCGCCATCTTCGGCATCACCCGCGACACCTCGCCCGCTCGCATCACGCGCGCCGCTCTGAAATCGATCGCACTGCAATCGGCCGATCTTGTTAAGGCGATGGAAGCCGACACAGGCCAGTCCCTTCCCTTTCTTCGCGTCGACGGCGGCGCAGCGGCGAATAACTACCTGATGCAGTTCCAGGCCGACATCCTGAACCGGCGGGTCGAGCGTCCGGCTAACGTCGATACGACGGCCACAGGCACGGCCTATCTTGCCGGCATCGGCGCCGGCGTCTGGAAAGATGCCGACGAGCTGCGCTCGCTTTTGCGCGATTATTCGATCTTCAACCCCGAGATGAGCGAAGAGAAGCGCAGCCGCGAGCTCAAGCTCTGGCAGAAAGGCGTCGAGCGTTCGAAGCACTGGGTGGATTGA
- a CDS encoding HipA domain-containing protein, producing MNRCPVTYEALVGEETHYSRAGLHRIARGFARLEPLPYDSEALLREAMDRAPRMSIQGVQPKLSAVLRIKQGRFDIVDTGGRYIIKPAHPLYKELPENEDLTMHLALLAGLEVPFHTLLYLRDGSLAYCVRRFDRRGHSERVHIEDFAQLAGRSRETKYDSSMEKVASLVDRFCTFPVLEKERLFRMTLFAYLTGNEDMHLKNFSVIIQDGVVRLSPVYDQLSTTLVLKDAEQMALPLNGKKRNLTRADLLRYFPLERLRLQPVIVRRIVESMRNALPAMHDWIARSFLSEESRLLYAALLNERAAMLTLD from the coding sequence ATGAATCGTTGTCCCGTCACCTACGAGGCGTTAGTCGGGGAGGAAACGCACTACAGCCGGGCCGGTCTGCATCGTATTGCCCGCGGATTTGCCCGACTGGAGCCGCTTCCCTATGATAGCGAGGCACTTCTGCGCGAGGCGATGGATCGAGCTCCTCGCATGTCGATTCAGGGAGTTCAGCCGAAGCTGAGCGCCGTTTTGAGAATCAAGCAAGGCCGCTTTGACATCGTCGATACGGGAGGTCGTTATATCATCAAACCTGCTCATCCTCTCTATAAAGAGCTTCCCGAGAACGAAGATCTGACGATGCATCTGGCGTTGCTTGCCGGTCTTGAGGTGCCGTTTCATACGCTTCTCTATTTAAGAGATGGATCGCTTGCTTATTGTGTGCGTCGGTTTGATCGGCGCGGTCATTCGGAGCGCGTCCATATCGAGGATTTTGCGCAGCTCGCAGGCCGCAGCCGCGAGACGAAGTATGACAGCAGCATGGAAAAGGTAGCGTCGCTTGTGGATCGTTTCTGTACGTTTCCCGTGCTGGAAAAAGAGCGACTATTTCGCATGACGCTTTTCGCATATCTTACCGGCAACGAAGATATGCATCTGAAGAATTTCTCAGTCATCATACAGGACGGCGTTGTTCGTCTCTCACCTGTCTATGATCAACTCAGCACGACGCTTGTATTAAAAGATGCGGAACAGATGGCGTTACCTCTGAACGGAAAAAAAAGAAATCTAACCAGGGCCGATCTGTTACGCTATTTTCCGCTCGAAAGACTTCGCCTGCAACCGGTGATCGTCCGGCGCATCGTCGAAAGTATGCGAAACGCCTTACCCGCAATGCATGACTGGATCGCTCGATCCTTTTTATCTGAAGAGAGTCGCTTGCTCTACGCCGCTCTTCTGAACGAGAGAGCGGCGATGCTTACGCTGGATTAG